A window from Triticum aestivum cultivar Chinese Spring chromosome 6D, IWGSC CS RefSeq v2.1, whole genome shotgun sequence encodes these proteins:
- the LOC123144891 gene encoding uncharacterized protein isoform X1 has translation MQMSTDPNHYGVFPHSFFGQHVVSFQTSAITNGPGAMSVCLDTSSGINGNLAMLNTTPSTIVSTASPNMIPDSSQSLKYGGPMAVEWSYPELQMLNDGLHKYASEPGIMKYIKIAAMLPEKTVRDVAMRCQWMAEKQNTRRRKTEEHNVGRKIKDRKAVSQDKMVEASLWTNNRSVPTDTRGSSVTTASDIDRAMLNVLEENARLLNQIEANILTSQAQNNIDLFHRTRSNINNLLQSMSQIPGIMSKMPRLPISVDEKLCSYLLPGVNLAQVLSSSYLKEEPRGNW, from the exons ATGCAGATGTCAACAGATCCTAACCACTACGGCGTATTTCCGCATTCATTCTTCGGCCAACATGTGGTTTCATTTCAGACGAGTGCAATTACCAATGGGCCGGGAGCCATGTCGGTCTGCCTGGACACTTCCAGTGGGATAAATGGTAATCTGGCAATGTTGAACACTACACCTTCGACGATTGTATCCACTGCTTCACCCAACATGATTCCTGATTCTAGCCAGAGCCTAAAGTATGGAGGTCCAATGGCTGTGGAGTGGTCATACCCTGAGTTACAGATGCTTAATGACGGCCTCCATAA GTATGCAAGTGAACCGGGAATCATGAAGTATATCAAGATAGCAGCAATGTTGCCAGAGAAGACAGTAAGAGATGTGGCCATGAGATGCCAGTGGATGGCG GAAAAACAAAATACAAGACGACGGAAGACTGAAGAACACAATGTTGGAAGAAAGATTAAAGATAGAAAG GCTGTATCTCAGGACAAAATGGTGGAGGCGTCATTGTGGACTAACAATCGTTCTGTTCCAACAGACACCAGAGGTTCTTCTGTTACGACAG CCTCTGACATCGACCGTGCAATGCTTAATGTATTGGAAGAAAATGCTCGACTTCTCAATCAAATAGAAGCAAATATTTTGACATCACAG GCTCAGAACAACATTGATCTTTTCCATCGCACAAGAAGTAACATCAATAATCTTCTACAAAG CATGAGCCAAATACCTGGAATAATGAGCAAGATGCCTAGGTTGCCTATTTCAGTGGATGAAAAGCTTTGCAGTTATCTGCTCCCGGGTGTTAATTTG GCCCAAGTTCTTAGCAGCAGCTACCTGAAAGAGGAGCCAAGAGGAAACTGGTGA
- the LOC123144891 gene encoding uncharacterized protein isoform X2 — MQMSTDPNHYGVFPHSFFGQHVVSFQTSAITNGPGAMSVCLDTSSGINGNLAMLNTTPSTIVSTASPNMIPDSSQSLKYGGPMAVEWSYPELQMLNDGLHKYASEPGIMKYIKIAAMLPEKTVRDVAMRCQWMAEKQNTRRRKTEEHNVGRKIKDRKDKMVEASLWTNNRSVPTDTRGSSVTTASDIDRAMLNVLEENARLLNQIEANILTSQAQNNIDLFHRTRSNINNLLQSMSQIPGIMSKMPRLPISVDEKLCSYLLPGVNLAQVLSSSYLKEEPRGNW; from the exons ATGCAGATGTCAACAGATCCTAACCACTACGGCGTATTTCCGCATTCATTCTTCGGCCAACATGTGGTTTCATTTCAGACGAGTGCAATTACCAATGGGCCGGGAGCCATGTCGGTCTGCCTGGACACTTCCAGTGGGATAAATGGTAATCTGGCAATGTTGAACACTACACCTTCGACGATTGTATCCACTGCTTCACCCAACATGATTCCTGATTCTAGCCAGAGCCTAAAGTATGGAGGTCCAATGGCTGTGGAGTGGTCATACCCTGAGTTACAGATGCTTAATGACGGCCTCCATAA GTATGCAAGTGAACCGGGAATCATGAAGTATATCAAGATAGCAGCAATGTTGCCAGAGAAGACAGTAAGAGATGTGGCCATGAGATGCCAGTGGATGGCG GAAAAACAAAATACAAGACGACGGAAGACTGAAGAACACAATGTTGGAAGAAAGATTAAAGATAGAAAG GACAAAATGGTGGAGGCGTCATTGTGGACTAACAATCGTTCTGTTCCAACAGACACCAGAGGTTCTTCTGTTACGACAG CCTCTGACATCGACCGTGCAATGCTTAATGTATTGGAAGAAAATGCTCGACTTCTCAATCAAATAGAAGCAAATATTTTGACATCACAG GCTCAGAACAACATTGATCTTTTCCATCGCACAAGAAGTAACATCAATAATCTTCTACAAAG CATGAGCCAAATACCTGGAATAATGAGCAAGATGCCTAGGTTGCCTATTTCAGTGGATGAAAAGCTTTGCAGTTATCTGCTCCCGGGTGTTAATTTG GCCCAAGTTCTTAGCAGCAGCTACCTGAAAGAGGAGCCAAGAGGAAACTGGTGA